From a single Nicotiana tomentosiformis chromosome 2, ASM39032v3, whole genome shotgun sequence genomic region:
- the LOC104085170 gene encoding protein TRI1-like isoform X1, whose amino-acid sequence MVSDSELVGRLREFLSTSDLTTTTTTAVRRKLEEDFGIDLSDKKAFIREQVDLYLESQFQLDQQKNEGEMHEEVDEGPSAEVSDEEEDAVNEEVEEEEEEEEEESEAVTKIKRRSSKKKSEKKNENVKRKAGGFTKVCSLSPQLQKFTGEAELARTEVVKRMWNYIRENDLQEPSNRRNINCDDTLRELFGVDKIDMFQMNKALAKHIWPLDSDGVSTITTSGSVNSTAKEKSSTAKKKRRKQEEDEDSDEPKRKEKRHNSGILAPLQLSDALIKFLGTGESELPRGNVVKRIWDYIKQNNLQDPSDKRKIICDEKLKELFDVDTFTGFGVSKLLTAHFIKAER is encoded by the exons ATGGTATCGGACTCGGAGCTCGTCGGCCGGCTGCGTGAGTTCCTAAGCACTTCCGAcctcaccaccaccaccaccaccgccGTCCGACGAAAGCTCGAAGAGGACTTCGGTATCGATTTATCCGATAAAAAAGCCTTCATCCGAGAACAAGTTGATCTTTACCTTGAAAGCCAGTTTCAACTTGACCAGCAGAAAAATGAAGGAGAAATGCATGAAGAAGTTGATGAAGGACCGTCGGCGGAAGTGAGTGACGAAGAAGAAGATGCGGTGAATGAGGaggtggaagaagaagaagaagaagaggaagaggaatcTGAAGCTGTTACTAAAATAAAACGAAGAAGTTCTAAGAAAAA GTCTGAGAAGAAAAATGAAAATGTCAAAAGGAAAGCTGGTGGATTTACCAAAGTATGTAGCCTTTCTCCACAACTTCAGAAATTTACCGGGGAAGCAGAACTTGCAAGGACTGAG GTGGTGAAGAGGATGTGGAACTATATTCGTGAAAATGATTTGCAAGAGCCATCAAATAGGCGGAATATAAACTGTGATGACACATTACGGGAGCTTTTTGGTGTGGATAAAATAGACATGTTTCAAATGAACAAGGCCCTGGCAAAACATATCTGGCCCTTGGATTCTGATGGTG TTTCCACAATAACAACTTCTGGTTCGGTAAATTCTACTGCGAAGGAAAAAAGTTCTACAGCAAAGAAAAAGCGGCGGAAGCAAGAGGAGGATGAAG ATTCAGATGAGCCAAAGAGAAAGGAAAAGCGGCACAACTCTGGAATTCTTGCTCCACTCCAGCTTTCTGATGCCTTAATAAAGTTCCTCGGTACAGGAGAGAGTGAACTGCCACGAGGCAATGTGGTTAAAAGAATTTGGGATTACATTAAGCAAAATAACTTGCAG GATCCGTCTGACAAGAGGAAAATAATATGTGATGAGAAGTTGAAAGAACTATTTGATGTTGATACCTTCACGGGATTTGGAGTATCGAAACTACTTACTGCACATTTTATTAAGGCGGAACGGTGA
- the LOC104085170 gene encoding protein TRI1-like isoform X2, whose translation MVSDSELVGRLREFLSTSDLTTTTTTAVRRKLEEDFGIDLSDKKAFIREQVDLYLESQFQLDQQKNEGEMHEEVDEGPSAEVSDEEEDAVNEEVEEEEEEEEEESEAVTKIKRRSSKKKSEKKNENVKRKAGGFTKVCSLSPQLQKFTGEAELARTEVVKRMWNYIRENDLQEPSNRRNINCDDTLRELFGVDKIDMFQMNKALAKHIWPLDSDGVSTITTSGSVNSTAKEKSSTAKKKRRKQEEDEDSDEPKRKEKRHNSGILAPLQLSDALIKFLGTGESELPRGNVVKRIWDYIKQNNLQKK comes from the exons ATGGTATCGGACTCGGAGCTCGTCGGCCGGCTGCGTGAGTTCCTAAGCACTTCCGAcctcaccaccaccaccaccaccgccGTCCGACGAAAGCTCGAAGAGGACTTCGGTATCGATTTATCCGATAAAAAAGCCTTCATCCGAGAACAAGTTGATCTTTACCTTGAAAGCCAGTTTCAACTTGACCAGCAGAAAAATGAAGGAGAAATGCATGAAGAAGTTGATGAAGGACCGTCGGCGGAAGTGAGTGACGAAGAAGAAGATGCGGTGAATGAGGaggtggaagaagaagaagaagaagaggaagaggaatcTGAAGCTGTTACTAAAATAAAACGAAGAAGTTCTAAGAAAAA GTCTGAGAAGAAAAATGAAAATGTCAAAAGGAAAGCTGGTGGATTTACCAAAGTATGTAGCCTTTCTCCACAACTTCAGAAATTTACCGGGGAAGCAGAACTTGCAAGGACTGAG GTGGTGAAGAGGATGTGGAACTATATTCGTGAAAATGATTTGCAAGAGCCATCAAATAGGCGGAATATAAACTGTGATGACACATTACGGGAGCTTTTTGGTGTGGATAAAATAGACATGTTTCAAATGAACAAGGCCCTGGCAAAACATATCTGGCCCTTGGATTCTGATGGTG TTTCCACAATAACAACTTCTGGTTCGGTAAATTCTACTGCGAAGGAAAAAAGTTCTACAGCAAAGAAAAAGCGGCGGAAGCAAGAGGAGGATGAAG ATTCAGATGAGCCAAAGAGAAAGGAAAAGCGGCACAACTCTGGAATTCTTGCTCCACTCCAGCTTTCTGATGCCTTAATAAAGTTCCTCGGTACAGGAGAGAGTGAACTGCCACGAGGCAATGTGGTTAAAAGAATTTGGGATTACATTAAGCAAAATAACTTGCAG AAAAAGTGA